The proteins below come from a single Candidatus Didemnitutus sp. genomic window:
- a CDS encoding glycoside hydrolase family 88 protein yields the protein MKFTRPLFALAAVLALGVRSLAADEVQKFNGATPLQWSQRLADSEMKRLGNALEAGGSNPRARWDYSPGVLALGLVRLGEVTGNSAYIQFGTRAVASHVNAEGVIAGYKEEDYNIDNIPPGKVLLAAIARGDKNPAYVKAVETLRDQMRKHPRTSEGGFWHKKRYPHQMWLDGLYMASPFLAQYAVEFNEPALFDDVAKQIVLMDAHSYDPATGLFWHAWDEAKAQSWADKKTGFSPHFWSRAIGWYAMAIVDSLDYMPVSQPEIDHIVGILKHLADGVVRWQDPKTGVWWQITNLGTRQGNYLEGSGSSMFVYALAKAVNKGYLPREKYEAAILKGYQGLLDTLIKSNPDGTIRLTQICQGAGLGYTMANGKPRDGSFEYYISEPIVDNDPKGTGPFIMAGIEVEKMLATKSSAAPASFQARGWDDYERVLARIKAPTFPAKDFPITDFGTAAGSPDSSEAITKAIEAANAAGGGRVVIPAGEWFTGAIHLKSNVNLHVSKGATLKFLTDPKKYPIVFTRWEGVELMNVSPFIYAWEQENIAVTGEGTLDGQADWDNWWGWNKKEPGVAPRQRIARDKLLKMGETNVPVEQRVFGPEDHLRPNFIQPYRCKNILIEGVTIIRSPMWEIHPVLSQNITVRGVKIHSHGPNNDGCDPESSRDILVEDCVFDTGDDCIAIKSGRNGDGRRVGVPTENMVIRNSKMLDGHGGVVLGSECSGGIRNIFVENCEMDSPNLDRALRFKNNAVRGGTLENVFARNIRVGHVGEAVLTIDFRYEEGAKGDFKPIVRNVQLEDIISSASPRALYIRGIPNGVIEGIRVKSCQFNDLTEPEVVEHAGTVTFTNVTLTPKKMPKGLNSVPSPEAK from the coding sequence ATGAAGTTTACCCGCCCCCTGTTCGCGCTCGCGGCTGTTTTGGCTCTCGGAGTCCGTTCGCTCGCCGCGGACGAGGTCCAGAAATTCAACGGCGCCACGCCGCTCCAGTGGTCGCAGCGCCTCGCTGACTCCGAGATGAAACGCCTCGGCAACGCGCTCGAAGCCGGCGGCTCCAACCCGCGCGCGCGCTGGGATTATTCGCCCGGCGTGCTCGCGCTCGGCCTCGTCCGCCTCGGCGAGGTCACCGGCAACAGCGCCTACATCCAGTTCGGCACCCGCGCCGTCGCCTCGCACGTGAACGCCGAGGGCGTCATCGCCGGCTACAAGGAGGAAGACTACAACATCGACAACATCCCGCCGGGCAAGGTGCTCCTTGCCGCCATCGCGCGCGGGGACAAGAACCCCGCCTACGTCAAGGCGGTCGAGACGCTGCGCGACCAGATGCGCAAGCACCCGCGCACGAGCGAGGGCGGCTTCTGGCACAAGAAACGTTATCCGCACCAGATGTGGCTCGACGGCCTCTACATGGCGTCGCCGTTCCTCGCGCAATACGCCGTGGAATTCAACGAGCCCGCGCTCTTCGACGACGTCGCGAAGCAGATCGTCCTGATGGACGCGCACAGCTACGATCCCGCCACCGGCCTATTCTGGCACGCGTGGGATGAGGCGAAAGCGCAGAGCTGGGCCGACAAGAAGACCGGGTTTTCCCCGCACTTCTGGAGCCGCGCCATCGGCTGGTATGCCATGGCGATCGTCGACTCGCTCGACTACATGCCGGTCAGCCAGCCGGAGATCGACCACATCGTCGGCATCCTCAAGCACCTCGCCGACGGCGTCGTGCGCTGGCAGGACCCGAAGACCGGCGTCTGGTGGCAGATCACCAACCTCGGCACGCGCCAAGGCAACTACCTCGAAGGCTCCGGCTCCTCCATGTTTGTCTACGCGCTGGCGAAAGCCGTGAACAAGGGCTACCTGCCGCGCGAGAAATACGAGGCCGCGATCCTCAAGGGCTACCAGGGCCTCCTCGACACGCTCATCAAGTCGAACCCCGACGGCACAATTCGCCTCACGCAAATCTGCCAGGGCGCCGGCCTCGGCTACACGATGGCCAACGGCAAGCCGCGCGACGGTTCGTTCGAATACTACATCAGCGAGCCGATCGTCGACAACGACCCCAAGGGCACCGGCCCGTTCATCATGGCCGGCATCGAAGTTGAGAAGATGCTCGCGACGAAATCCTCGGCCGCGCCCGCCTCCTTCCAGGCCCGAGGCTGGGACGACTACGAGCGCGTCCTCGCCCGCATCAAGGCGCCGACGTTCCCGGCGAAGGATTTTCCGATCACGGATTTCGGCACCGCTGCCGGATCGCCCGACAGCAGCGAGGCGATCACGAAGGCCATCGAAGCCGCGAACGCCGCGGGCGGCGGGCGCGTCGTGATCCCGGCCGGTGAGTGGTTCACCGGCGCCATCCACCTCAAGAGCAACGTCAACCTCCACGTCAGCAAGGGCGCGACGCTGAAGTTCCTCACCGATCCGAAGAAATATCCGATCGTCTTCACGCGCTGGGAAGGCGTGGAGCTGATGAACGTCTCGCCCTTCATCTACGCGTGGGAGCAGGAGAACATCGCCGTCACCGGCGAGGGCACGCTCGACGGCCAGGCCGACTGGGACAACTGGTGGGGTTGGAACAAAAAGGAGCCTGGCGTCGCTCCGCGCCAGCGTATCGCGCGCGATAAGTTGCTGAAAATGGGCGAGACCAACGTGCCCGTCGAACAGCGCGTCTTCGGCCCCGAGGATCACCTCCGCCCGAACTTCATCCAGCCCTACCGGTGCAAGAACATCCTCATCGAGGGCGTCACAATCATCCGTTCGCCGATGTGGGAAATCCATCCGGTGCTCTCGCAGAACATCACCGTGCGCGGCGTGAAGATCCACTCGCACGGCCCGAACAACGACGGCTGCGATCCCGAGTCCTCGCGCGACATCCTCGTCGAGGATTGCGTGTTCGACACCGGCGACGACTGCATCGCGATCAAGTCCGGCCGCAACGGCGATGGTCGTCGCGTCGGCGTGCCGACCGAGAACATGGTCATTCGCAACTCCAAGATGCTCGACGGCCACGGCGGTGTTGTCCTCGGCTCCGAATGCTCCGGCGGCATCCGCAACATCTTCGTGGAGAATTGCGAGATGGACAGCCCCAACCTCGACCGCGCTCTCCGCTTCAAGAACAACGCCGTGCGCGGCGGCACGCTCGAGAACGTCTTCGCGCGCAACATCCGTGTCGGCCACGTCGGCGAGGCGGTGCTGACGATCGATTTCCGCTACGAGGAAGGCGCGAAGGGCGACTTCAAACCCATCGTCCGCAACGTCCAGCTGGAGGATATCATCAGCTCCGCCAGCCCGCGCGCCCTCTACATCCGCGGTATTCCCAACGGCGTGATCGAGGGAATCCGGGTGAAAAGCTGCCAGTTCAACGATTTGACTGAACCGGAGGTGGTCGAACACGCCGGAACTGTTACCTTCACCAACGTCACCCTCACCCCGAAGAAGATGCCGAAGGGCCTCAACTCCGTCCCGAGCCCCGAAGCCAAATGA